A genomic segment from Archangium lipolyticum encodes:
- a CDS encoding GlxA family transcriptional regulator, with protein MYVSAALRIAILTYPGVLALDAVGPADVFAAAAQLSRGGYELLILGTGPGPFTTLSGIGIRPAATLAEDVGPIDTLLVAGSPGVPPIAGDPQVLEWLRREAPRCRRYGSVCTGAFVLGAAGLLDGKRATTHWRFARALARACPAATVEPDHIFIKDGSTYTSAGVTAGIDLALALVEEDFGRALALTIAREFVVFLKRPGGQSQFSRQLEAQFADMPAIHSLQQWVMEHLRENHSVEELARRVHMSPRNFARVFRRETGMTPARFVEAARVEAAQLLLEGSELPIQTIAARVGFENTNGLRRAFLRQRGVGPAEFRHSVNGAPTSRSQKSPGWKPGT; from the coding sequence ATCTATGTTTCCGCCGCCCTGCGAATCGCCATCCTCACATATCCTGGTGTCCTGGCTCTCGATGCCGTCGGGCCCGCGGATGTCTTCGCCGCGGCGGCCCAGCTCTCCCGGGGGGGCTACGAGCTCCTGATCCTCGGCACCGGTCCCGGCCCCTTCACGACCCTGTCGGGTATCGGGATCCGGCCCGCGGCCACCCTCGCGGAGGATGTAGGGCCGATCGACACCCTGCTCGTCGCCGGCAGCCCCGGTGTTCCTCCGATTGCCGGAGACCCCCAGGTGCTCGAGTGGCTTCGCCGCGAGGCCCCCCGCTGCCGGCGCTACGGCTCCGTCTGCACGGGCGCCTTCGTCCTGGGCGCGGCCGGACTGCTCGACGGCAAGCGCGCCACCACGCACTGGCGCTTCGCTCGCGCCCTCGCGCGTGCCTGTCCGGCCGCCACTGTCGAGCCCGACCACATCTTCATCAAGGATGGCTCGACATACACCTCCGCTGGCGTCACCGCCGGCATCGATCTGGCCCTCGCGCTGGTCGAGGAGGACTTCGGCCGTGCGCTCGCGCTCACCATCGCGCGCGAGTTCGTCGTCTTCCTCAAGCGCCCCGGCGGCCAGTCACAGTTCAGCCGCCAGCTCGAGGCCCAGTTCGCCGACATGCCCGCCATCCACTCGCTGCAGCAGTGGGTGATGGAGCACCTGCGCGAGAATCACTCCGTGGAGGAGCTCGCGCGACGGGTGCACATGAGTCCGCGCAATTTCGCGCGGGTGTTCCGGCGGGAAACGGGGATGACGCCCGCACGGTTCGTCGAGGCCGCCCGCGTCGAGGCCGCCCAGTTGCTGCTCGAGGGCTCGGAGCTGCCGATCCAGACCATCGCGGCGCGCGTGGGTTTCGAGAACACGAACGGCCTGCGCCGCGCCTTCCTCCGGCAGCGCGGCGTTGGCCCCGCCGAGTTCCGTCACTCGGTGAATGGTGCCCCCACGAGCAGGTCGCAGAAATCCCCGGGGTGGAAGCCGGGGACGTGA
- a CDS encoding RNA polymerase sigma factor: MDSDPQLDARTDEELMLLAGASDSRAFEVLVRRHLPRLSRYCAKSVGHAAEGEELAQEVLVRVWDARRDYRPRAPFTVFLFTIARNLCRNRARDAGRRLRWESSDSNMPESTQGSASHMDVLLEREAHRHVRQAVLELPEKFREVLLLRFDQGLEYPEIARIVGSPEATVRSRVFHALKKVRGTLAGAAS, from the coding sequence GTGGACTCCGACCCGCAGCTCGACGCACGTACCGATGAGGAATTGATGCTGCTCGCGGGCGCGAGCGACTCCCGCGCCTTCGAGGTCCTCGTCCGCCGCCACCTGCCGAGGCTCTCGCGCTACTGCGCGAAATCCGTGGGACATGCGGCCGAGGGCGAGGAGCTCGCGCAGGAGGTGCTCGTGCGCGTCTGGGACGCGCGGCGCGACTACCGCCCGCGCGCTCCCTTCACCGTCTTCCTCTTCACCATCGCGCGCAACCTCTGCCGCAACCGGGCGCGCGACGCGGGCCGCCGCCTGCGCTGGGAGTCTTCCGATTCCAACATGCCCGAGTCCACCCAAGGCAGCGCGAGTCACATGGACGTCCTGCTCGAGCGGGAGGCCCATCGGCACGTGAGGCAGGCCGTGCTCGAGCTACCCGAGAAGTTCCGTGAGGTGCTGCTCCTGCGCTTCGATCAGGGGCTCGAGTATCCGGAGATTGCCCGCATCGTCGGCAGTCCGGAGGCCACCGTGCGCTCTCGCGTCTTCCACGCGCTCAAGAAGGTTCGCGGCACCCTCGCTGGAGCAGCTTCATGA
- a CDS encoding HD domain-containing protein produces MISEVAGVRLPDSKLAREATELVRDVSTPLVYHHALRSYVFAELLGRTRGLVYDSEVLYLGTVMHDLGLTERFAGTERFEVDGANAARDFLVRHDAPKETVARVWDAVALHTSLGIAAHKEPEVALAHLGIGVDVVGIGAEHIGRERLEAVAAAFPRLGFKQSFLHVLVGVVQKKPHTTVGNFLSDVGRRHVPGFHPGDFCDLLVGAPFTE; encoded by the coding sequence ATGATTTCGGAAGTCGCCGGTGTCCGCCTCCCCGATAGCAAGCTCGCACGCGAAGCGACCGAGCTCGTCCGCGACGTCTCGACCCCTCTCGTCTACCACCACGCGCTCCGCTCCTACGTCTTCGCCGAGCTCCTCGGGCGCACGCGGGGCCTCGTCTACGACTCCGAGGTGCTCTACCTCGGAACGGTGATGCACGACCTCGGCCTCACCGAGCGCTTCGCGGGCACCGAGCGCTTCGAGGTCGACGGCGCCAACGCGGCGCGCGACTTCCTCGTGCGGCACGACGCTCCGAAGGAGACCGTCGCGCGGGTATGGGATGCAGTCGCGCTCCACACCTCACTCGGCATCGCCGCGCACAAGGAACCCGAGGTGGCGCTGGCCCACCTCGGCATCGGTGTGGACGTCGTCGGAATCGGCGCCGAGCACATCGGGCGCGAGCGCCTCGAGGCGGTCGCCGCGGCATTCCCACGTCTGGGCTTCAAGCAGTCCTTCCTCCACGTGCTGGTCGGCGTGGTCCAGAAGAAGCCGCACACCACCGTCGGCAATTTCCTCTCGGACGTGGGCCGCCGTCACGTCCCCGGCTTCCACCCCGGGGATTTCTGCGACCTGCTCGTGGGGGCACCATTCACCGAGTGA
- a CDS encoding DUF4384 domain-containing protein — translation MTSPCPPSEQWDLLADRQLGEDEAQALREHARTCDRCGNALKDSEALIARIAAPFGGTAGEASVAEVMRRVRMREAPRARPPRPRWAQAGLVLGALAASLLLVLVAPRMLAGDESADWTPRGAGSPSALSQRVGIRFHRATNPPTPLDAGARLPLTTPLVVAYRNIESARPVYLLAFAVDASGEVHWLYPGHLSETSDEPAPRLETTGPQERMMPEAVQLEAPAAGPLQLVSIVSPEPLRVSSVERLAPGQRTLAALRERWPAAVVEALEVELARDAK, via the coding sequence ATGACCTCTCCCTGTCCCCCTTCCGAGCAGTGGGACCTCCTCGCGGACCGGCAGCTGGGCGAGGACGAGGCCCAGGCCCTGCGCGAGCATGCTCGCACGTGCGATCGTTGCGGCAACGCGCTGAAGGACTCCGAGGCGCTGATCGCCAGGATCGCCGCGCCCTTCGGCGGCACCGCCGGAGAGGCCTCGGTGGCCGAGGTGATGCGCCGGGTGCGGATGCGCGAGGCGCCCCGTGCCCGTCCCCCCCGGCCTCGCTGGGCCCAGGCGGGCCTCGTCCTCGGGGCGCTGGCGGCGAGCCTCCTCCTCGTGCTCGTGGCGCCCCGGATGCTCGCCGGGGATGAATCGGCCGACTGGACACCGCGCGGCGCGGGGAGCCCGAGCGCGCTCTCCCAGCGCGTGGGCATCCGCTTCCACCGGGCCACGAACCCGCCCACGCCCCTGGATGCCGGGGCCCGGCTCCCGCTCACGACGCCGCTCGTCGTCGCCTACCGGAACATCGAGTCGGCCCGGCCGGTCTACCTCCTCGCCTTCGCGGTGGATGCCTCGGGAGAGGTGCATTGGCTCTATCCCGGCCACCTGAGCGAGACGAGCGACGAGCCCGCTCCGCGGCTGGAGACGACCGGCCCCCAGGAGCGGATGATGCCCGAGGCCGTGCAGCTCGAAGCGCCCGCGGCCGGGCCCCTCCAGCTCGTGTCCATCGTGTCCCCGGAACCCCTGCGCGTCTCCAGCGTGGAGCGCCTCGCGCCCGGGCAGCGCACGCTCGCGGCGCTGCGTGAGCGCTGGCCCGCCGCGGTGGTGGAAGCGCTCGAGGTCGAGCTCGCCAGGGACGCGAAATGA
- a CDS encoding SRPBCC family protein yields the protein MSSTRISCRVNAPRARVYRALIDARAIATWKVPTGMTSHVHEFDPREGGSFRISLTYDAPTETGKTTAHTDTYHGRFVKLVPDEQVVEVVEFETMDPAMQGEMTITTTLTDVDGGTEILAVHDGLPRGVSPADNETGWRMSLAKLAALVEAGCSS from the coding sequence ATGAGCTCGACCCGAATCAGCTGCCGTGTGAACGCGCCCCGTGCGCGCGTCTATCGCGCGCTCATTGATGCGCGCGCGATCGCGACGTGGAAGGTGCCCACCGGCATGACCAGCCACGTGCATGAGTTCGATCCCCGCGAAGGTGGCTCGTTCCGGATCTCGCTCACGTACGATGCTCCAACGGAGACCGGCAAGACGACCGCGCACACCGACACGTACCACGGTCGCTTCGTGAAGCTCGTGCCAGACGAGCAGGTGGTCGAAGTGGTCGAGTTCGAGACGATGGATCCCGCGATGCAGGGTGAGATGACGATCACGACCACGCTCACCGATGTGGACGGGGGCACCGAGATCCTCGCCGTGCACGATGGGCTACCGCGCGGCGTGTCGCCCGCCGACAACGAGACGGGCTGGCGGATGTCACTCGCGAAACTCGCGGCGCTCGTCGAGGCGGGTTGCTCTTCCTGA
- a CDS encoding aminotransferase class V-fold PLP-dependent enzyme, protein MNTSPFRSHWSLDPEVTFINHGSFGACPTRVLEEQSRLRARLEAEPVRFLLREVEGLLDSARAALGAFVDADPDDLAFVNNASTGVNTVLRSLRFSAGDELLVTDNEYNGSRNALEFVASQWSVKVVVIKLPWPVPSAQAVVDTVLSHVTERTRLLLIDHITSPTGLVLPLATIVRALRERGVETLVDGAHAPGQVPLSLRQLGVAYYSGNCHKWLCAPKGAAFLHVRRDLQPGIRPLIISHGYNSRRKDRSQFRLDFDWLGTDDPTPFLCIPKVLEVMGGMLPGGWPEVMASNRAKALAARSFLCQRLGVAPHCPEDMVGSMATVALPDGGMEVSVIRGSEPLQDKLLFKHGIEVPVVVWPRPPQRHLRVSAQLYNSPEDYQRLADALQAELGPAGSRS, encoded by the coding sequence ATGAACACCTCTCCCTTCCGTTCCCACTGGTCGCTCGACCCCGAGGTGACCTTCATCAACCACGGCTCCTTCGGCGCGTGCCCCACCCGGGTACTGGAGGAGCAGTCCCGGCTGCGGGCCCGTCTGGAGGCCGAGCCGGTGCGCTTCCTCCTGCGCGAGGTCGAGGGGCTGCTCGACTCGGCCCGCGCGGCGCTGGGGGCCTTCGTGGACGCGGATCCGGACGATCTGGCCTTCGTCAACAACGCCTCCACGGGCGTCAACACCGTGCTGCGCTCGCTGCGCTTCTCCGCCGGCGATGAGCTGCTCGTGACGGACAACGAGTACAACGGCTCCAGGAACGCGCTCGAGTTCGTGGCCAGCCAGTGGAGCGTGAAGGTGGTGGTGATCAAGCTGCCCTGGCCCGTGCCCTCGGCCCAGGCGGTGGTGGACACGGTGCTCTCCCACGTCACCGAGCGCACCCGGTTGCTCCTCATCGACCACATCACCAGCCCGACGGGGCTGGTGCTCCCCCTGGCCACCATCGTCCGGGCGCTGCGCGAGCGCGGCGTGGAGACGCTCGTGGACGGCGCCCATGCCCCCGGGCAGGTGCCCCTCTCCCTGCGCCAGCTCGGCGTCGCGTACTACTCGGGCAACTGTCACAAGTGGTTGTGCGCGCCCAAGGGGGCGGCCTTCCTCCACGTGCGGAGGGACCTCCAGCCGGGCATCCGTCCCCTCATCATCAGCCACGGGTACAACTCGCGGCGCAAGGACCGCTCGCAATTCCGCCTCGACTTCGACTGGCTCGGTACGGACGACCCCACCCCGTTCCTCTGCATCCCGAAGGTGCTGGAGGTGATGGGCGGCATGCTGCCCGGCGGCTGGCCCGAAGTGATGGCCTCCAACCGGGCCAAGGCGCTCGCGGCGCGCTCCTTCCTCTGCCAGCGGCTCGGGGTGGCGCCCCACTGTCCCGAGGACATGGTGGGCTCCATGGCCACCGTGGCGCTGCCGGACGGCGGCATGGAGGTGTCCGTGATACGCGGGTCGGAGCCCCTCCAGGACAAGCTCCTCTTCAAGCACGGCATCGAGGTGCCTGTCGTCGTCTGGCCCCGGCCACCCCAGCGCCACCTGCGAGTGTCCGCCCAGCTCTACAACTCGCCCGAGGATTACCAGCGGCTGGCGGACGCGCTGCAAGCGGAGCTGGGCCCGGCGGGCTCCCGGTCGTAA